A region of Thermococcus piezophilus DNA encodes the following proteins:
- the gatE gene encoding Glu-tRNA(Gln) amidotransferase subunit GatE, with amino-acid sequence MAYDYEKLGLKVGLEIHRQLDTKKLFSPVPSELSDEVEFAFQRRLRPTISELGEIDLAALEEFKKGRTYIYEGSYELADLVYIDEEPPHMPDEEALRVALQIGYLLNATPVDEVHFMRKIVIDGSNVSGFQRTAIIAMNGKVETPWGTVGIPTVCLEEDACRIVERREKEVIYRLDRLGIPLVEISTTPDIHHPEQAKVVAKFIGDALRATRKVKRGLGTIRQDLNISIKGGARVEIKGVQELDMIPLIIEREIERQLRLLEIRDELRKRGVRPEDIKEEFYDVMEIFENTPSKIIARTIKTGGKVLAIKLPRFRGLIGKEIQPGRRLGTEMADRAKKYVRGIFHIDELPNYGITELEVNAVIEKLGLGEEDAFVLVAAEEETAKNALREVIQRAREAIEGVPEETRRALPDGNTQYMRPLPGKARMYPETDIPPILITKEMKEEILANLPELPQERVERYVKEYKIDKSLAETLVNDERDELFEELIEMGVKPSLAASTLVVVLKGLKKEAPIENITDEHIKEAFELYLAGKIAKEAFEDIFKELALNPEKTAKQVAEEKGLTLLSEEEVERIIDEIVQQNIEVIKAKGIGAMGMLMGRAMAKLRGRADGKLVSTLVKKKIQELS; translated from the coding sequence ATGGCGTACGATTACGAAAAGCTTGGGCTTAAGGTGGGTCTTGAGATTCACAGGCAGCTCGACACCAAGAAACTATTCTCACCCGTTCCGAGCGAGCTGAGCGACGAGGTGGAGTTCGCCTTCCAGAGAAGGCTAAGGCCAACCATAAGCGAGCTCGGCGAGATTGATCTAGCTGCTCTAGAGGAGTTCAAGAAGGGAAGAACATACATCTATGAGGGCAGTTACGAGCTCGCTGACCTCGTTTACATAGACGAAGAGCCGCCGCACATGCCGGACGAAGAGGCCCTTCGCGTAGCGCTCCAGATAGGCTACCTCCTCAACGCCACCCCTGTTGACGAGGTCCACTTCATGCGTAAAATCGTCATAGACGGCTCCAACGTCTCAGGCTTCCAGAGGACAGCGATAATAGCTATGAACGGAAAGGTGGAAACGCCGTGGGGAACGGTCGGCATCCCAACCGTCTGCCTTGAGGAGGACGCGTGCAGGATAGTTGAGAGGAGGGAGAAGGAGGTAATCTACCGCCTCGATAGGCTTGGAATCCCCCTCGTCGAGATTTCAACGACGCCAGACATCCACCACCCAGAGCAGGCCAAGGTTGTAGCCAAGTTCATAGGCGACGCGCTGAGGGCAACCAGGAAGGTCAAGCGCGGGCTGGGAACGATAAGGCAGGACCTCAACATCTCCATCAAGGGTGGAGCGAGGGTCGAGATCAAAGGTGTCCAAGAGCTTGATATGATACCACTCATTATCGAGAGGGAAATCGAAAGGCAGCTCAGGCTTTTGGAGATAAGGGACGAGCTGAGGAAGCGCGGGGTTAGGCCGGAGGACATAAAGGAGGAGTTCTACGACGTCATGGAAATATTCGAAAACACCCCGTCAAAGATAATCGCGAGGACGATTAAGACTGGCGGAAAGGTTCTGGCGATAAAGCTTCCCAGGTTCCGTGGGCTCATCGGGAAGGAGATACAGCCCGGCAGAAGGCTCGGAACGGAGATGGCCGACAGGGCCAAGAAGTACGTCAGGGGCATCTTCCACATCGACGAATTGCCGAATTATGGAATTACAGAATTAGAAGTTAATGCAGTTATCGAAAAACTTGGACTCGGCGAGGAGGACGCGTTTGTCCTCGTTGCTGCCGAAGAGGAGACCGCAAAGAACGCCCTCAGAGAAGTAATTCAGCGTGCGAGGGAGGCTATAGAAGGAGTTCCCGAGGAAACGAGAAGGGCTCTGCCAGACGGGAACACCCAGTACATGCGCCCGCTTCCAGGAAAGGCAAGGATGTACCCCGAGACGGACATCCCGCCGATACTCATAACGAAGGAGATGAAGGAGGAGATACTCGCCAACCTCCCAGAGCTCCCACAGGAGAGGGTTGAGCGCTACGTAAAGGAGTACAAGATAGACAAGAGCTTAGCTGAGACCCTGGTAAACGACGAGCGCGACGAGCTCTTCGAGGAGCTCATAGAGATGGGCGTCAAGCCCTCTTTGGCAGCTTCGACGCTTGTTGTCGTTCTGAAGGGCCTCAAGAAGGAGGCCCCAATAGAGAACATCACCGACGAGCACATAAAGGAGGCCTTCGAGCTTTACCTCGCTGGAAAGATAGCTAAAGAAGCATTTGAGGATATATTCAAAGAGCTCGCCCTCAATCCGGAGAAGACTGCAAAACAAGTGGCTGAAGAGAAGGGCCTAACGCTGCTCAGCGAGGAAGAGGTCGAGAGGATTATTGACGAGATAGTCCAGCAGAACATCGAGGTAATCAAGGCCAAGGGTATAGGCGCGATGGGAATGCTGATGGGCAGAGCCATGGCAAAGCTCCGCGGCAGGGCTGACGGAAAGCTCGTCAGCACTCTGGTCAAGAAGAAGATTCAGGAGCTCAGTTAA
- a CDS encoding 50S ribosomal protein L21e gives MVQKAHSFRRKTRGKLSKKPRRRGLPPLTRFLQEFEVGQRVHIVIEPSYHKGMPDPRFHGRTGTVVGKRGDAYVVQIGDGSKIKTFFIHPVHLRAQKG, from the coding sequence ATGGTTCAGAAGGCCCACAGCTTTAGGAGGAAGACCAGAGGCAAGCTCAGCAAGAAGCCGAGGAGGAGGGGACTTCCCCCGCTCACCAGGTTCCTTCAGGAGTTTGAGGTCGGGCAGAGGGTTCACATCGTCATAGAGCCAAGCTACCACAAGGGAATGCCCGACCCAAGGTTCCACGGTAGAACTGGAACTGTCGTCGGCAAGCGCGGCGATGCTTACGTCGTCCAGATTGGGGACGGCAGCAAAATAAAGACATTCTTCATCCACCCGGTCCACTTGAGGGCTCAGAAGGGATGA
- a CDS encoding transcriptional regulator has protein sequence MMTRRQRIIKLLDERDYSPSELAVALELRGRGAKKLILEDLKAIQKVLKREGKILLIKPAECRKCGFVFRPEINIPSRCPRCKSEWIEEPRFKIAPKCLP, from the coding sequence ATGATGACTCGCAGGCAACGGATAATAAAACTTTTGGATGAGCGGGACTACTCACCGAGTGAGTTAGCCGTGGCTTTGGAGCTCCGAGGAAGGGGGGCGAAGAAATTAATCCTCGAAGACCTCAAAGCCATCCAAAAGGTCCTCAAGCGCGAGGGGAAGATTCTCCTCATAAAGCCCGCCGAGTGCAGGAAGTGCGGCTTCGTTTTCAGGCCAGAGATAAACATTCCATCGCGCTGTCCGCGCTGCAAGTCCGAGTGGATAGAGGAGCCGAGGTTTAAAATAGCCCCAAAATGTTTGCCATAA
- the rsmA gene encoding 16S rRNA (adenine(1518)-N(6)/adenine(1519)-N(6))-dimethyltransferase RsmA produces MRERIFSLISKYGLRANSNLGQNFLIVDDIIERNVERAELGERDTVLEIGPGLGVLTDALSKKAGKVYAIEKDSLLVGILKKEYAWPNVEIIEGDALKVDFPVFNKIVSNLPYQISSPVTFKFLRYEFDRAVLIYQLEFAQRMVAKPGDGNYSRLSLMVRAKAHAELVERIGRGAFYPRPKVDSAVIILEPKPKDERIELDENLVKALFHHRRKKVSRALKDSHHMLGLGKAELKAIKRLIASVPHAEKRVFQLSPEEVKEIEDYLRANHIIG; encoded by the coding sequence ATGAGGGAGCGCATCTTTTCTCTTATTTCTAAATATGGGTTACGGGCAAATTCTAATCTCGGTCAGAACTTCCTCATAGTTGATGATATAATTGAACGGAACGTTGAGAGAGCGGAACTGGGCGAAAGAGACACGGTTCTTGAGATTGGGCCCGGTTTGGGAGTCCTCACGGATGCACTGAGCAAGAAAGCTGGAAAGGTCTACGCAATAGAGAAAGACTCTCTTCTTGTGGGGATACTAAAAAAGGAGTATGCCTGGCCCAACGTTGAGATAATAGAAGGAGATGCCTTAAAGGTGGACTTTCCTGTGTTCAATAAAATAGTGTCCAACCTTCCCTATCAGATATCCTCGCCCGTAACCTTCAAATTTCTCAGGTATGAGTTCGACAGGGCAGTTCTGATATACCAGCTCGAATTTGCCCAGAGGATGGTGGCGAAGCCTGGAGATGGAAACTACTCCCGCTTATCATTGATGGTTCGAGCAAAGGCCCATGCTGAGCTCGTCGAGAGAATAGGTAGGGGTGCTTTCTATCCACGACCAAAGGTGGACTCTGCCGTCATAATCCTGGAACCTAAGCCTAAAGACGAAAGGATAGAGCTCGACGAGAACCTCGTTAAGGCCCTCTTCCACCATAGGAGAAAAAAGGTCAGTCGGGCATTGAAGGATTCACATCACATGCTTGGCCTTGGTAAGGCGGAGCTCAAGGCCATAAAGAGGCTAATAGCCTCGGTTCCACATGCAGAGAAGAGGGTCTTCCAGCTTTCTCCGGAAGAGGTTAAGGAAATAGAGGACTACCTACGGGCCAATCATATCATCGGGTAA
- a CDS encoding RNA polymerase Rpb4 family protein, producing MIGRKKLEERYLTIAETKEFLERRKAEGIGEKPEEPMFYEARVSLEHAERFTRLNPEQAVELKEKLMELFDWLDERLAAKLVDLMPEDYFDIRVIFAKEEYLPTKEEAEEIIKLLDDYRE from the coding sequence ATGATAGGCAGGAAGAAGCTCGAGGAGCGCTATCTTACGATAGCCGAAACGAAGGAGTTCCTCGAGAGGCGCAAGGCTGAGGGCATCGGGGAGAAACCTGAGGAGCCGATGTTTTACGAGGCTAGGGTTAGCCTCGAGCATGCCGAGCGCTTCACCAGGCTCAATCCAGAACAGGCAGTTGAGCTCAAAGAGAAGCTCATGGAGCTCTTCGACTGGCTCGACGAGAGGTTGGCAGCTAAGCTCGTCGACCTGATGCCGGAGGACTACTTCGACATCCGTGTCATCTTTGCCAAGGAAGAGTACTTGCCAACGAAGGAAGAGGCTGAGGAGATAATAAAGCTCCTCGACGACTACAGGGAGTGA
- a CDS encoding tRNA pseudouridine(54/55) synthase Pus10, with translation MIVNKAEEVLENHSLCNHCLGRLFAKLGKGTNEERGEAIRFVLNMERSEKELEPVEKPERCELCNHVFERLDQFVELCFKASEGIEFSTFWVGSRFPDEVLEKERRIWEEFGIETAEPIKVEFNRELGKALGKRLRKETERDNPDVVFIVEPFSGKVELQINPLYVYGRYRKLVRRIPQTPLPGFEDSVASLICRPFSKVTGGKCVFKGAGREDVDVRTLGNGRPFILEIKNPKVRSVDLNVLTEEINGSGKVEVLNLRFVTPKEAEKVLTKNHRKEYLALVLVEDGVTPEEAEEVVRKLRGLEILQRTPRRVRKARADKVRVKRVHDAEAGWIDERHFELRLITDGGLYIKELISGDKGRTKPSVSELLGKPAWCERLDVLNILDD, from the coding sequence ATGATAGTCAACAAGGCCGAAGAGGTTCTCGAGAATCACAGTCTCTGCAACCACTGCCTTGGCAGGCTCTTCGCCAAGCTCGGAAAGGGCACCAACGAGGAGCGTGGAGAGGCAATAAGGTTCGTTCTCAACATGGAACGCTCCGAGAAAGAACTAGAACCCGTCGAAAAGCCTGAGAGATGTGAGCTTTGTAACCACGTTTTCGAGAGGCTTGACCAGTTCGTTGAGCTGTGCTTTAAAGCATCCGAAGGGATTGAGTTCTCAACCTTCTGGGTCGGCTCGAGGTTTCCCGATGAGGTGCTTGAGAAGGAAAGGCGAATCTGGGAGGAGTTTGGTATAGAAACAGCCGAGCCGATAAAGGTCGAGTTCAACCGTGAGCTCGGAAAGGCCCTCGGAAAAAGACTGAGAAAGGAAACTGAGAGAGACAACCCCGATGTGGTCTTCATCGTGGAGCCCTTTTCTGGGAAAGTGGAGCTTCAGATAAACCCGCTCTACGTTTATGGCCGCTACAGAAAGCTCGTCAGGAGAATCCCCCAGACGCCCCTGCCGGGCTTCGAGGACAGCGTTGCGTCGCTGATATGCAGGCCTTTCTCAAAGGTAACTGGGGGGAAGTGCGTCTTTAAGGGTGCAGGGAGGGAGGACGTTGACGTCAGAACCCTCGGCAACGGCAGGCCCTTCATCCTTGAGATAAAGAACCCCAAAGTGAGGAGCGTTGACCTCAACGTTCTCACAGAGGAAATAAACGGGAGCGGAAAGGTTGAAGTGCTTAACCTTCGCTTCGTTACTCCTAAGGAGGCTGAGAAAGTTCTCACCAAGAACCACCGAAAGGAATATCTCGCGCTCGTTCTCGTTGAGGACGGCGTAACCCCCGAGGAAGCCGAGGAAGTCGTGAGAAAGCTTAGAGGACTTGAGATACTCCAGAGGACGCCGCGGCGCGTGAGGAAGGCGCGGGCCGACAAGGTCAGGGTGAAGAGGGTTCACGATGCCGAGGCTGGATGGATAGACGAAAGGCACTTTGAACTGAGGCTCATAACTGACGGCGGTCTCTACATCAAGGAGTTAATCTCCGGGGATAAGGGAAGGACGAAACCGTCCGTGAGCGAGCTGCTCGGAAAGCCCGCTTGGTGCGAGAGGCTTGATGTGTTGAACATCCTCGATGACTGA
- a CDS encoding ferritin-like domain-containing protein — protein MYHRLYTMSKEIMWDERVPKLFFELYRDSLGHAEILLRLYHTMFPGENVVQVDIPPLEVELPGDRLREMVFKGNLGDIIEYMMGTERLARDVYSYLADHATDEKTKATLVGLADIENGHYERLRKIYEALFGDELEKE, from the coding sequence ATGTACCACAGACTCTACACGATGAGCAAAGAGATTATGTGGGATGAACGGGTTCCAAAGCTTTTCTTTGAACTCTACAGGGACAGTTTGGGGCACGCTGAGATATTGCTAAGGCTATACCACACAATGTTTCCCGGGGAAAATGTCGTTCAGGTAGACATCCCTCCTCTGGAGGTGGAGTTACCCGGGGATCGCCTCAGGGAGATGGTGTTTAAGGGAAACCTAGGGGACATCATCGAGTACATGATGGGCACCGAAAGGCTTGCGCGCGATGTCTACAGTTACCTGGCAGATCACGCTACCGACGAAAAAACAAAGGCAACTCTCGTAGGGCTGGCTGACATTGAGAATGGACACTACGAGAGGCTCAGGAAGATCTATGAGGCACTCTTCGGGGATGAACTGGAGAAGGAATAA
- a CDS encoding DUF655 domain-containing protein — translation MDRYRRHSYRESLEKKRRNVEYEEYAYVLDYLPEGYTDLKTGRRTGRPVAQVIGEKAFTLLEVAPKEDLMLYERVFIGKGQRDKILMINKKIHYDDLTATAKAELPYVVEEIVKNNEERFVQFFNLAPPITNRLHSLELLPGIGKKHMWEIIEERKKEPFRSFEDLRHRVKGLPDPAKMIAKRIVDELEGKDRYRLFVGSRRIFRV, via the coding sequence ATGGATCGCTACAGAAGGCATTCTTATAGGGAGAGCCTCGAGAAAAAGAGGCGGAATGTTGAATATGAAGAGTACGCATACGTGCTGGACTATCTGCCGGAGGGATACACCGATTTGAAGACCGGGAGGAGAACCGGAAGACCTGTAGCCCAGGTAATAGGTGAAAAAGCCTTCACGCTTCTTGAGGTGGCCCCGAAAGAGGATCTGATGCTGTACGAGAGAGTGTTCATAGGCAAGGGCCAGAGGGACAAAATTCTCATGATAAATAAGAAGATCCATTACGATGATCTCACCGCCACGGCCAAGGCCGAGCTTCCCTACGTCGTTGAGGAGATAGTCAAAAACAACGAGGAGCGCTTTGTTCAGTTCTTCAACCTCGCTCCACCGATAACCAACAGGCTCCACAGTCTTGAGCTCCTGCCGGGCATAGGGAAGAAGCACATGTGGGAGATTATAGAGGAGCGCAAGAAAGAGCCCTTCAGGAGCTTTGAGGATCTCAGGCATAGGGTCAAGGGGCTCCCTGATCCAGCGAAGATGATAGCCAAGCGCATCGTTGACGAACTGGAAGGCAAGGACAGATATCGCCTCTTCGTTGGCTCGAGGAGGATATTCAGGGTATGA
- the gatD gene encoding Glu-tRNA(Gln) amidotransferase subunit GatD, producing the protein MRKVERFMNEKGLTVGDYVKIIEKENGNESVYEGMVMSPYELSSGETLTLKLDNGYNIGILVDQIVSVEIIEKAKPKEKIQFEEVFPKKPDLPNVAILGTGGTIASRIDYKTGAVHPAFTAEELAKAVPEIFEVANITPKLLMNILSEDMKPKYWIKIAHEVARMLNNGEDGVVIAHGTDTMAYTASALSFMLRDLGKPVILVGAQRSSDRPSSDAAMNLICSVRMATEDFGEVAVVMHGETSDSYCLVHRGTKVRKMHTSRRDAFRSINDIPIAKIMADGKIEFLRKDYRRKTESEVWVDDKMEEKVALVKAFPGMATEIIDFFVDKGYRGIVIEGTGLGHVPTYVIDSIQRATEEGVTVCMTSQCLYGRVNLNVYSTGRRLLKAGVIQCEDMLPETAYVKLMWVLGHTNDPKEVREMMLTSYAGEITPYTRFDTFLR; encoded by the coding sequence ATGCGCAAAGTAGAGCGGTTCATGAACGAAAAAGGCCTCACCGTTGGGGATTACGTTAAAATAATTGAAAAGGAAAACGGGAACGAGAGCGTCTATGAGGGCATGGTGATGAGTCCCTACGAACTCTCCAGCGGCGAGACACTTACGCTCAAGCTCGACAACGGCTACAACATCGGAATTCTCGTTGACCAGATAGTCTCCGTCGAAATAATTGAGAAGGCCAAGCCCAAAGAGAAAATCCAGTTCGAGGAAGTGTTTCCCAAAAAGCCAGACCTGCCGAACGTTGCCATTCTCGGAACGGGAGGAACCATAGCGAGCAGGATAGACTACAAGACTGGTGCAGTTCACCCGGCTTTTACAGCAGAGGAGCTCGCAAAGGCGGTTCCGGAAATCTTCGAAGTAGCCAACATCACGCCAAAGCTTCTCATGAACATACTCAGCGAGGACATGAAGCCCAAGTACTGGATTAAGATAGCTCACGAGGTCGCAAGAATGCTGAACAACGGCGAAGATGGAGTGGTCATCGCCCATGGAACAGATACGATGGCCTACACCGCCTCGGCGTTGAGCTTCATGCTCCGCGACCTTGGAAAGCCCGTTATTCTCGTAGGTGCTCAAAGGAGCAGCGACAGGCCGAGCAGCGACGCTGCCATGAACCTCATCTGCTCGGTCAGAATGGCCACCGAGGACTTCGGCGAGGTGGCCGTGGTCATGCACGGCGAGACTTCTGACAGCTACTGCCTCGTCCACCGCGGAACGAAGGTCAGGAAGATGCACACCAGCAGGAGAGATGCGTTCAGGAGCATAAATGACATCCCAATAGCCAAAATAATGGCCGATGGAAAAATCGAGTTCCTCCGGAAGGACTACAGGAGGAAAACCGAGAGCGAGGTATGGGTAGATGACAAGATGGAGGAGAAAGTGGCCCTCGTCAAAGCATTTCCTGGAATGGCAACGGAGATAATAGACTTCTTTGTTGATAAAGGCTACAGGGGCATCGTAATAGAGGGAACAGGCCTCGGCCACGTGCCAACCTACGTCATTGATTCCATCCAGCGCGCCACGGAGGAAGGTGTCACCGTTTGCATGACAAGCCAGTGCCTCTATGGAAGGGTGAACCTCAACGTCTACTCCACGGGAAGGAGGCTCCTCAAAGCTGGAGTCATCCAGTGTGAGGACATGCTTCCAGAGACGGCTTACGTTAAGCTCATGTGGGTTCTCGGCCACACCAACGATCCAAAGGAAGTCAGGGAGATGATGCTAACCAGCTACGCGGGCGAGATAACCCCCTATACGAGGTTTGACACGTTCCTGAGGTGA